A section of the Pseudomonas fluorescens genome encodes:
- the praB gene encoding alkane oxidation protein activator PraB, producing the protein MKSLKTLVCVSSFALCFGAASMANAVAITPDGPFTTNQGTIVVKTPSAPGDITCNVTFGGNVAGGIATITSASLSGPVLCSLPTLKNIPTPGWVLTPSTFDTVSQTGTGVVTGVGWTIVFPASNCGPGPLDVKWDEASKTLSSNVSQPLSGNCFVRSLNVKAPTLKLQ; encoded by the coding sequence ATGAAAAGTTTGAAAACCCTCGTTTGTGTAAGTTCGTTTGCTCTGTGCTTTGGCGCGGCTTCGATGGCCAATGCCGTCGCGATTACCCCTGATGGTCCATTTACCACGAATCAGGGCACCATCGTCGTGAAAACGCCATCTGCTCCCGGCGATATCACCTGCAACGTGACCTTTGGCGGGAATGTGGCCGGCGGGATCGCCACCATCACTTCGGCGTCTCTTTCCGGTCCAGTGCTTTGCAGCTTGCCAACGCTGAAGAACATTCCAACGCCAGGTTGGGTACTGACGCCAAGCACTTTTGACACTGTCAGCCAAACGGGCACGGGTGTGGTGACCGGTGTGGGTTGGACCATCGTTTTCCCAGCGTCCAACTGTGGCCCAGGCCCGCTTGACGTCAAGTGGGACGAAGCAAGCAAAACCCTGTCGTCAAATGTCAGCCAGCCACTGTCCGGCAATTGCTTCGTCAGGTCGCTGAACGTCAAGGCCCCAACCCTGAAGTTGCAATAA
- a CDS encoding outer membrane protein transport protein, translating into MNNKKQQAQALLGLALLGGLIASAGTVQAGGFMTPTANTAGWGRAFGGGSMFKNDPSAAYNNPAAMAFIDKTISQFTINYANIDIKYKGSAYDYAGNPTSTTIMDPTTGELVSSTPRTGNGGQGGFEAWVPTGFMVIPINDRFAFGLSQVVPMGARTTWDEDWKGRDFAVDTRIETVGLTGSLSFKVNDEFSIGGGAILQHTKGFVSQNVDLYAAAAQSPDFGMIPFPAGQGSALMRVKVDNNSLGWFAGMTWKPTAQDTLGLNYHAKIKNKLEGKYNIYADPTSEGLMTIPVVDGKTLVELAYPGLKLYPGGANASTQLDIPANASLDWVHDFSDRLSLGASVTWTQWSSFEALTLKSNGSTIVSIPYKYKNTWMYSFGGDYKLTDDFTVRAGVAFDQTPTRNSTRDPRIPDGDRTFASLGFGYNIRAIPGLSIDGAYSRQFVETVKLKTKNVDRLGAASLDGKSEAKGEVLSLSATYAF; encoded by the coding sequence ATGAATAACAAGAAACAGCAGGCCCAGGCGTTATTAGGCCTGGCATTGTTGGGTGGGCTGATCGCCTCGGCAGGAACCGTTCAGGCGGGTGGTTTCATGACGCCAACTGCGAATACTGCTGGCTGGGGCCGGGCATTTGGTGGCGGTTCAATGTTCAAGAACGATCCCTCAGCCGCCTATAACAACCCGGCTGCCATGGCCTTCATTGACAAGACCATCTCGCAGTTCACCATCAACTACGCAAACATCGACATCAAATACAAAGGCTCGGCGTATGACTACGCGGGCAATCCGACATCCACCACGATCATGGATCCTACGACCGGGGAGCTCGTCTCGTCGACCCCGCGCACCGGTAACGGCGGCCAGGGCGGATTCGAAGCATGGGTACCCACCGGCTTTATGGTGATTCCAATCAACGACCGCTTTGCCTTTGGTTTGAGCCAGGTGGTGCCTATGGGCGCCCGCACAACCTGGGATGAGGATTGGAAGGGCCGCGACTTTGCGGTGGACACCCGCATCGAAACCGTTGGCCTGACCGGTTCCCTGTCGTTCAAGGTCAATGATGAGTTTTCCATCGGTGGCGGTGCAATTCTGCAGCACACCAAAGGTTTTGTGAGCCAGAACGTCGACCTGTATGCCGCTGCTGCACAGTCGCCGGACTTCGGGATGATTCCGTTCCCGGCCGGCCAGGGCTCCGCCTTGATGCGCGTGAAGGTCGACAACAACTCCCTGGGCTGGTTTGCGGGGATGACCTGGAAGCCTACGGCGCAAGACACTCTGGGCTTGAACTACCACGCCAAGATCAAGAACAAGCTGGAGGGCAAGTACAACATATACGCCGATCCGACCTCGGAAGGGTTGATGACCATTCCTGTGGTCGACGGTAAAACCCTGGTCGAGCTGGCTTATCCTGGGCTCAAACTGTATCCGGGCGGTGCCAATGCCTCCACGCAACTGGACATTCCGGCCAACGCCTCCCTGGACTGGGTACACGACTTCTCTGACCGCCTGAGCCTGGGCGCCAGCGTGACCTGGACCCAATGGTCATCCTTCGAGGCGCTGACCTTGAAGTCCAATGGCAGCACCATTGTGTCGATCCCGTACAAGTACAAAAACACCTGGATGTACTCCTTCGGCGGCGACTACAAACTCACGGATGACTTCACCGTGCGTGCCGGTGTGGCCTTTGACCAGACCCCAACCCGCAACTCCACCCGTGACCCGCGTATCCCGGATGGTGATCGCACGTTTGCCTCCCTGGGCTTTGGCTACAACATCCGCGCCATTCCCGGCTTGAGCATCGACGGCGCGTATTCCCGCCAGTTTGTGGAAACCGTCAAGCTCAAGACCAAGAACGTTGATCGTCTTGGCGCGGCATCGCTGGATGGCAAGTCCGAGGCCAAGGGCGAAGTGCTCAGTCTGTCGGCGACCTACGCCTTCTGA